The genomic region atgcactccaACGAGTATATTTTGAGCTACAGTGGTCCTATTGATGCGCTTTCAATGGCGtaggaaagctaactttcagaaatttctagcaatatatgatagtctatagtTCTCTTCCAGATCATTGTCCAtaactggcattgaatgcccacatctggagttcaacgccccaaagggagcatgcctagcgttgaacgcccaaagctggcgttcaatgccactaAGGGACCAAGGGAGCACGAGTCCACCCcccaactggcgttcaacaccagttctccAAGTTGGATGCCAGGCTTAGTGATGAGccgatattttatacgctttttggcatcattttcatatagtttttatcatgttttgtttagtttttattatattttcataggttttagtgttaaattcacatttttagattcaactttgagtttgtgtatttttatgcaatttcaggtatttttctggatgaaattgaggagctggagcaaaagttagcaaaagtctaattcagagacagagaaagcactgcagatgctatccagatctgacctccttgcattcaaaagagcttttctagggctacagaagtccaaatagagcgttctcaacggctataaAAGCTGACATCTAGagatttccagaaatgtataatagtctattctttgcttcagaattgaaggcccaaaactagcgttcaacgccagcctcctgccctattctggcatccagcgcccaaaggagaagagaccagtgaccaacgcccataaaggaccccctagccagtgtttaacaccctagaggcctcctagcacgtagatctcatcaaagctcatccctaacactcaccaagtgggccccagaagtggattttggcactaaaagactgttttacccttcttatgtaatccttagtcatttgtcttgtatttatttgagaattttgacactattcAGATCTCTtagacactttacacatttttcatattgtatcttctatcaatatgagtttctaaacctcctagattgaggggaggagctctgctgagttttatagatcaataaaagtattactgtttcttttcaatccgtgtttgattctcgattctaagatgtatcttcgttcttcatcattaaGAATGCGTTGAATTggaacaaggttatctcattctacatgggttcagagtgcgtctttcatcggacaatgatgaaccactagcttgattatacatctcttagatggctaatctaCAACTTCCTTGGACACTTCTCGAAATATCAGTTCagtcgaggtatggggagattagagttttTTTGGTAGAGACTAGAATCCAAAGGTACAGCATCctttgatccagaagattcgaccttgtctatggcattttgagtaggatcattaaggagaatggactgcaggagcttcaccctcgaTCAGAatagatccacactaaccctggggttcagatctggaggagcattggcgacctctcaaccgacgttgatcacatacagcctgccatagaagaaatcagtcacagttgaagaagatagtaaaaccagagttatccagaagaacaaagcatctccaatccttaaccatcttcttatcactggTTATAGTCAAATATCGTAATTCCATCTTATTCCAATTTTATACACTTTAAATAATATATCTACTtcttctatctgcctgactaagatctacaagataaccatagctttcttcaaaccacaatcctcgtgggatcgaccctgactcgctcaggtattacttggatgacccattgcacttgctggttcagttgtacgaagtgtgggaattcgtgcaccacttaAGACGAGCACaagaccaaagtgggcccaaagtggattttcgcactctTTTGCTTAGTTTAGTTTATctttgtactttttaattttaaattaacatcttttagggtTAGCATCTCCTATATAAAGGGGAGATCACTTAGGTCTATCAATCAATCAGGAACGTGTATCATACTTTACATCTAAGTTTTTTCTgtaaattatgagcaactaaacatcctaggttaaggttaggagctctgctgattcctatggattaataatattactgtttctatttcaatatatgtttgattctcttcaatgatgtattgtcgttcttcatccCAATGAGATTGGGTATGTCCCTTTCTCTACATGAGTTTTTTTACGAGTCTGATGCACAAAATCTTGTCTCTCAAGAAAATTTCCTTCGGCATGTATaccgaattgttgtcaagtaaaaactcacaagagtgaggtcaaatcccacagagattaatggattaagcaagcaatagttgattgattattctagttagacaagcaTAATTGAGATAGTAATcaacaggaaatgtaaattgcataaaagaaaagagaagctataaagtgcaagaaagtaaatagcatgaaaagtaaagtgctggaaaataaaagagcaagaaaagtaaagtacgggaaagtaaaatacaagaaaaaaaagtacaagaaagtaaatagctagaagtaaaagaaaagaaaagcattgGGATAGAGAGATATTGAATTCTTCGGATCAAGttcatcttcatctcttcctcaatcaatgcattcattgatctcttggcaatcttaggtgattgaatcccaattccttggcaatccaatctctctaagcttgaacaattgcccaattccttgatctaattgctcatgggaagagatgaagtttggttactgattataccacacactttcatagatcaaagtattggtaggattacatgtcactatatccatcaaacccccaacctaatccgatGTGAAAAAGCATTTCTAGAATGATTtactcattcctcttccaaggttcaaaggaaatccaagtatgagcaatttctcttccgagataATTGCTCAATAGGataaagatcgaaagctttcaagcaaatcaagagaaaagaaagaagaagaagaatgaaaactattaaTGATCCATTGaaaaacaatagagctctcttttctaatggaaagagttagtaattcataactaaaattaTTTACAAAGTAAAAAAGAAATGGAGGAGAAGTATGGatgagggagtccgaagacccctctctgCAGAATAAGTGCTCCTctttctatgaaactaaggcctttgtcaaggctttcctaaattataaaataaaatgaaattaaaagcaaattacatttaaatgaaaattcctattctagatgcttcttgtggccttcaTTGGTTGagaattgtgggcttgcttgcttgaactttgaagtggacttgagagataAGTGAATCAAATTGAGGTCCAAGTCCTAGCGTTAGTGctaccgttagccacactaacgctacaagtgtggctttagtgctgaagttagtggcattaacatTACACTTGCTACCCAATTGGTGTTTTTGGGCTTAAAGATGCCtattgtttgtgctccaatttcatgcccactatagactattatatatcattgaaaggttctgaatgtcatctttctaacgcaactgaaatcacctcaattggttctctgtaactcaagttatgctccgttGAAGGGGATAGGGTTGTTGGCATTGTCGctggcgttagtggcactaacgtggccactaacgtcaACGTTAAGGGGGTTAATAATGCCAGGTTCTGAAGCTtaaacttaatgtccaccccatactattatatattgttgaaaagctctgaatgtctactttccatttctattagaagcgcatcatttggatctctaaatctcgagttacacttcttggaaggtgaagaggtcagctggccttactacaagttgataccatgttcatctttgcactttcggggcagttTTTCTCCCtgaaatttagtgtccaccatgtagttccatatattcttagaaagctctgaattcctactttccaatgccactggaatcatatcatttggatctttgtggctcaagttattcttgtttgaagaagacatggtcaggctgccaggtgagatGTTGCCCCAGTTAGTGcctacgttagtggcactaacgtggccactaatgtAGGCCTTCCTTTCTTTGCtcaagttagtggtgttaacatcACCACTAAATTCCCATGCTGCTTCATTCTCTATGTTAAGGGctcacgttagtggcattaacgtggccattaacgtgggtcttcctttgccTTGCTCACGTTAATGGTGTTAACTTCACCATTAACGTCCCATCTTGCTCCCTTCTCCcatgttagtggcattaactttgccACTAACTTGGCTTTTTCTCCTTTGGTCTATGTTAGTGCCCACGTGGGTCTTCCCTCTGCTTCTTCTTTTCTCTGCTTCACCTTTTAAGCTCCTTCCTTCTTTTatgcttgttttgtgctttttccttccttttccaccaatttctacaaattcaaaccaaatcaaaGAATTAAAAGTAATAtatgatttaagcacaaaaatactcaataattaagcatgataAGTTAAAATTAAAGGTGACAAATCTTAGAAAAACAAgccatgatgccctggcatcacaacaccaaacttaaatattgcttgtccccaagcaagaagagAATCATGCAATAAGGTTTAACAATCcgaggtaagaagaatagcagtgtaatgttcatggttagctagttttctatgcatgcaacaatcacaaaagaaattcaaataattgatgcttctatctagctcactttatgaaatcttttctttctatttcttccttgaaacacgCTTTTCATTTCTTTCTTGGCTTAgctttttgggtgctttgcaccatgagtTAAAagcaaagctacgactctaaattctttgttttcaagtattaccacttgatacataagcaccacaagcatttaattagaggactcttttaactcattttatttcttttcttttctctttaatcattgatgctcagagccttgagctttgagggagtgctttgcacttgagcctagccttgactctaagtgttttgttttcaagctttttgcttgatacgtaaacaccacaagtacttaaccaatgaattgtcattggtactcagaaccttcagctttctcattctttccctttttcttttcttgccttaattgcatttgcttcttcaaggtttttatgatttcaaaaatttcagaaaaatgtcctagataaaaacttcaattaaacaaattcaaatggaattaagcaacaatagtcatgctagcttcccaatacttCACTACAAGAAACATCGTTAAAATCGATGGCCAAATCGACAGCTAAACCgtcaataatattaaaatttgacgGCAAAATGGACGGCGGAGGTGGTCGCTATTAAGCttgtcaatttttcaaaattctaataaaattgaCGGCTTGCCAagccgtcgataataatttaataaaatcgacagcgTTTCTATCTATAATATGAGTTTGGAAATTTTAACTTATTAAAATCAACAACGTTGCtgtcgatattattatataaaatcgatGCCATTTTCGTCGATATTTGAGTCAATAAAATTGACAACATTTTCATCTATAATATGCTTAATAAAATCGACGACGTTGCCGTCGATATTtgatttaataaaatcgacacaattgccgtcgatttaattatttagataccGACAAATTCTGtgtctatattttgttttttttgtctattttaaacTTAAAAAGTGACAACTCtaccgtcgattttaatagttatatgttttaattatttttttctatttaaaaaatagtaaacaattaatgtaaataaacttttaaatataaaacttttaaatattagataataaatttacaaacttatcaaaataataaataatcctctAATATAAAGAATCAAGAacaaataaataactaaactaaGACTTATATTCATTTAAATTGCAATCCACTAAGTACCACTAACTACATCAGTCAGTATCTGCTATTGCATCCAATGATGAACCATTACTATTGCAAAAGAATGATCAATGTAAAGACCCAAAACACTAAGTAGATATATTATCATGTATCGAACCAAATTTCAATCGGATGATGATAATGGATATCTAAAATTGAAGACAATGTTTTTGATGAATCGTGTAAGAATATATTGCAAACAACTTAAGCACCAATATTGTAGTCAATATTGCCCTTCATTGCCTTCTTTCTCATAACAATATTCTAGTGCTAATCAACAACTAAGCATGAAAGCACCCTAAACACTGCCAAATAACATTCAACTCCAAAAATATATTGATGGAGAAGTACAAAGAATCATGATGCAATAGCAACCAAGAAAGAGTGAGTACCATTCACGGTAACATTTCAGGCACATAGCATGGATGCAGTTAGGCAACACAATCTTACTATTCACTTCTATGCATATTCcacattcttcttctctttcagTGTCTATATCAGAATGTTGTTGATGATCCTCATTGTCTCTTTTTCGATACCTCTCCATACAAATAACCTTCTGTTTCTTATCCTCTGAATCTGTAACCCCTTTTTGAAGTTGTAACAAAGACGGATAAATTACCACTGATCAATAtaaaaactcaacaaattagctAAATTAACTGACACAAAGATGCAAAACAACTTATCATAGAACAAAATAGAGGAACAAATACCATAGAATTCTCTAATGCTAGCTTTCCTTTCATGAGTAGACATGGTAGTTGTTCCATCCACATATACCTGCACCATGAGAAATAATTTTTTAGCCTATCCCAATTTCTCAGCTCAATATGAAAAATCCCAATAACTAATCAATGTCTCTACCTTGTAAATTAGGATTCTTAACAAGCCAAATGCTCCAGAGAATCCGATGACGAAGGAACTGCTATCTCATCCATGCTTCCTTCTCTCCTCAACTGCTCCCCTGAGCACAGGCACAACATCATGTTCTTCaaactcctcttcttcctcctcccttgCCTATTTCCATTTCCCATGCTTTCTCAATTCACCCAATAACTTCCCATAAGCCACAACTGTTGAACCACTGTCACATatcaaattcaaatgaaattacaAAATCATCATCGAAAATAACAAAAAACTGTTTCCATTTCCTACTCAATTAAACATTTAAACTAAATtagttttccaaaaaaaaaaaaaaacaaaaccagAAATCTGGAAATCATATCAAAATCACACCATCCGAAATTGAAAAGTGATAAGAATCAAACGAATATAGAAAGATAGTTATACTCACAACTGAAGTAAGTTCTTCAATAGAGATATACTCAATGGAATCGGTCCTTCTAGTCCACTTCCATGCATTTCTCTTAATTAATTTACATTGATAAGAATATAGAATTAGAACAATACAAATATttaatattgtgaatatattAGCAAGGAAAGGAATTAGAATCTCATAGTCTTTGGAGAAATTTCCAGTTCTTTATGAAATCAGGTATGGTTCCTGTAAAGTTGTTACTACTTATCCTACTGCATTGTTACAAAACAATGGCAAACATCAGTATGACAGTATCATTAGAATTTGAGTTCTGATGAGAAGAAACAACAGAAAAGCTCACAAGTCGGTTAAATTTTGCAGCCCAGCAAGTGCCGATGGTAAGTTCCCGGTCAACTGATTTGATGACAGTACCCTTCAATGGTAATATTTCAGAAACATATtttaagaaataattaaaatcaaGACAAATCATATCATTAAAAAGTACAAATGGAACAAAGGTCTTACAAGGTCTGCAAGTTGATCAGCTTCCCAAGTTCAGGTGGAACAACTGCAGAAAAATTGTTTGCTTCCAGCATCCTAATTAATGTTTCAAAACTACCATTTCAGTGTATATTGAAAAAGGCACACTATATGAATGAATAGACTTAAAAGCTCAAAACATACAGGTATGTGAGAGTAGTAATATTTCCTAGATGTTTTGGAATTTCCCCTGACAAGTGATTCACAAGAAGAGAGCTGCATCATGTTATATGAAATATGTAATCAAATATAAGAATAATATAATGACAAATTTTGTTCAGAGATTCAGTAGTTCAAAGTGACTCACATGGAAGTTAAATTCATTGAAGCCAATTCCTTTGGAATTGTGCCATTTAAACAATTGTATCTAAAATCTCTGTTGATAGAAGGAAAACTATcagtaaaaaaatgaaaataaagaagcATAGAACATTTAGAAAGAATATAAaaggaacaaagcaaagaagttAAGATGCTCATACATCACTTGAAGAAAAGGTAGCTTGACCAGTTGAGGTGGGAGTGCTCCAGGTAGACTAAGGCGCTTAAGGGTTCTAAAGCATAGAGACAATGCTCAGTGTTCAGACTGAGGATGCATAAAATGCTGATAAGATTTTTGTAGAAAATGTAGCCAAGCACACATAAAAACTTAAGCCACATTTGATAACAGTCTCAGGATAGAAATACAAAgaaaccagaaacacaaacttGTTCAGAGAAGAAACACATAAAATGTCTCTGTCTTGGATAAAATCTACCAATTTTCTATCCACCAAAAAACCAGGCACAATAGAAGCACAACTCTACATTTCCATCCTGAGACACCAAATACAGCTTCGTCATGAAACTGAAGCAAAACCGatgcaaaaataataaattcgcTAAACAATCAAATAGGAACCTCGTACATGACTTCGGaggtgaattgaattgaattgagctCTCAACTCAGGAACCGATGGAGAAGTCGGAaacacaaaagaagaaaaagaaaatttgaaactGAAATAAAGAAAGAATAAAAGAGAGCTATGATTAGAGCAAAGTAAGAAGTAACCTTTTGGTatttgagaaaaagaaaagtagaggGAAAGATCAGAAGGGAGATGAACGGTAATGGCGATTGCTGAAATTCCAACAATGCATCCATCAATTGAGAGAGAGCGGAGAAGGACCAAAGTAGGAGGAGCGAGGGCGGCAATAGAGAGAAGGAGCGACGGCGGCACAGTAGCAGCAGAGTGATAGGCGGCACGAGCAAGAGGAGCGATAGCGGCACGGCAACAATAGAGCGCGATGGCGGCGCGAGCAAACAGAGTGACGGTGGCGCAATCGTGACGCCAGCAGCAGAGATGTGGGTTGGTAAATTTGGGGTAAAATGAGGGTTGGTgagtgataaactccaattttgtggtttatcttgcgcttaatttgggggattttatcacctttttccacatttattcaatgaaatagtatggttttgcaaTTCCCCCTTGATTTGTGCtgaaatgtgaaaacatgttttttaggccttaaaatagctaaattcaattcactttaattccattcgatgccttgatgtgtttgttgagtgatttcaggttcataaggcaagtattggatggaagaagtgaggagagaagcatgcaaagtgggagaactcatgaagaaatgaaggaaccgcaaagctgtcaagtctgacctcttcgcactcaatcgaccataacttgagctacagaggttcaaatgaggcggttctagttgcgttggaaagctaacatctggggcttcgaaatgatatcaAATTTCTCATAGTTGCTTCGCGTTTATGGGCGCGTACACGCACTGTACACGTGATGCgggaaaaacttgtctctcaacaaatctcccttcggcaagtgtaccgaatttgtcgtcataatgaaaattagtattgatccaacaaattacaacagagctccctaacccaatgaaaggggtttagttgttcatagctctagaaaatgaaaataaagatggagaatacatcatagaactagaaattacagagaaagtaaaatacagagagtagttctcttttccagcctccagaactccttaacaattcaaagctactcctatatatactactcttctcagcttctagtttgctcttcaagtcttgggcctttggatcttgagtttgaagtagttcttttcttcatttgggcttcgctttacttgcagagagaaagtgctaagtgggcagagactttagctcagggcgttcggggtgttaacatttagtgaaagtataagttcgagaacgttagtgacacttaacattttcactaacgttccaatgtacccctttgcctcacgttagagcccacgttaactaggttaacgtggcttctaacgtggccttgccaacctttgagaacgttagtgacactcaacattgtcactaacgttccaatgtgcccctagatctcacgttagagtccacgtttactaggttaacgtggcttctaacgtggccattcttagccatcccaacgttagtgacaatgttgactgtaactaacgttggctcatcattcattcctcatcgttagcttccacgttaactaagttaacgtagaagttaacgtggctccttggggttgtgtggttgcttccaacgttagtgacgatgttgaatgtcactaacgttgtcgacaactctcacttcttatgttagctcccacgttaaccaagttaacgtggaagttaactgatgagcggataatttatacgctttttggcattgtttttaaaatgtttttagtagaatctagttacttttagggatgttttcattagtttttatgttaaattcacatttctggactttactatgagtttgtgtgtttttctatgatttcaggtattttctggctgaaattgagggacttgagcagaaatcagattcagaagttgaagaaggactgctgatgctgttggattctgacctccctgcactcaaaatggattttctggagctacagaacttgaaatggcgcgcttccaattgcgttggaaagtagacatccagggctttccagcaatatataatagtccatactttggccaagaatagacgacgtaaactggcgttcaacgccagctttctacccaaatctggcgtccagcgccagaaaaggagccaaaaccagagttgaacgcccaaactggcacaaaagctggcgttcaactccacaaatggcctctgcacatgcaacactcaagctcagcccagacacacaccaagtgggcccaggaagtggatttatgcatcaattacttactcatgtaatccctaatgactagtttattataaataggaccttttactagtctttttgacgacccagtgcacttgctggttagttatgcgaagttgtgaagatatgtttagaccatggtcctgtgtatccgtttttggtgccattgccagggaatcaatttcgaacaacaattcacaacctgagtagcaatttcgtataccaagtttttggcgccgttgccggggattgtttgagtttggacaactgacggttcatcttgttgctcagattaggtaattttctttttattttattttcaaaaatttttcaaaaatatttctaaaaatttctcatctgttttcgaaaaaatataaaaaatgttttcaaaaatttattcaaaatttttaagaattaattctagtgtttcatgaagcatgtgaagcctggctggctataaagccatgtctaattcttttggactgaggcttccaaaccatcaacatagaggcaagttacttcgataagtaatgagcagtatattctcttatgttgcatgctgaagcttggctggccattggccatgtctagtgttttggaccgaagctttcattgaaagcttggctggctagtaagccacgtctaattcctggactgaagctttagactaagaatgcaagattcctggaattcatattaaaaattttagaatccttatttttctttttcaaaataatttttcgaaaaatataaaataaaaatccaaaaaaatttagaaaatcacaaaaataaaaaatatttcatgtttcttgtttgagtcttgagtcatgttataagtttggtgtcaattgcatatgcatcttgcatttattcgaaaatatcatgcattcatagtgttcttcatgatcttcaagttgttcttggtaagtcttcttgtttgatcttgatgattttttgttttgtgtcttttcatgtttatcatatgcattcttgaattcttagagtctaaacatgaaagatttctaagtttggtgtcttacatgttttctttgcataaaaaatttttcaaaaatgtgttcttgatgttcatcataatcttcatagtgttcttggtgttcatcttgacattcatagcattcttgcacgcattcattgttttgatctaaaaatttcatgcattgcatttttttagtgtttttctcttgcatcataaaaattcaaaaatcaaaaaaatatctttccctttttctctcatcaaattcgaaaatttgaattgactttttcaaaaatttttaaaatcaagttgtttcgcatgagtcaaatcaaattttcaatttgaaaatcttatctttttcaaaatctttttcaaaaatcaaatctttttcaaaattcttagttattttcaaaaatttcaaaaaaaatatttttcaaaaaaatctttttcttatttttataccaaattttcgaaaataacataaacaattaatgttttgattcaaaaatttcaagtttgttacttacttgttaagaaagattcaaactttaagttctagaatcatattttgtgatttcttgtgaatcaagtcattaattgtgattttaaaaatcaaatctttttcaaaaatcaaatctttttcaaaatttgatttcaaaatatcttctctaacttcccaacttcttatcttttcaaaaattggttttcaaaatttgtttcaactaactaactaactttttgtttgtttcttaactttttcaaaacaacctaactaactctctctctctaat from Arachis ipaensis cultivar K30076 chromosome B02, Araip1.1, whole genome shotgun sequence harbors:
- the LOC110269240 gene encoding uncharacterized protein LOC110269240: MHGSGLEGPIPLSISLLKNLLQFSFVIGFSGAFGLLRILIYKVYVDGTTTMSTHERKASIREFYVVIYPSLLQLQKGVTDSEDKKQKVICMERYRKRDNEDHQQHSDIDTEREEECGICIEVNSKIVLPNCIHAMCLKCYREWYSLFLGCYCIMILCTSPSIYFWS
- the LOC107628372 gene encoding probable LRR receptor-like serine/threonine-protein kinase RFK1, whose protein sequence is MTKLYLVSQDGNVELCFYCACFPSINRDFRYNCLNGTIPKELASMNLTSISLLVNHLSGEIPKHLGNITTLTYLMLEANNFSAVVPPELGKLINLQTLVLSSNQLTGNLPSALAGLQNLTDFRISSNNFTGTIPDFIKNWKFLQRL